The Candidatus Cloacimonadota bacterium nucleotide sequence AACCCCAAAAAACATGCCAACAACACCTCTTTTATGCAGGAAAGCATTGACAAACCTGCCGTTTTCAAAATATGGTTCTAAAAAAATAAATACCTGATGTGGAGACATTTATGAAAAACATCCTCGTTCTTGGGGCGGCTGGCCAGATTGGCTCCGAGCTTGTTCCCTATCTCAGAAACATCTACGGCGCTCAAAACGTTGTCGCAACCTATCGCAGCACCCCGCTGATTCCCGAAATCATGGAAGGCGGCCCTTGTGAAAACATGGATGCCATGGACGCGGAGAAGATGTTTTCCGTGGTGAAAAAATATAGTATCGACACCATTGTGAACCTAGTTGCCGTGCTTTCAGCGGTTGGTGAAGCCAAGCCCACCCTCGCTTGGAAGATAAATATGGAAAGCATGTTCAATGCTCTGGAAGTTGCCCGTGAAACCGGCGCGGCGGTGTTTTTGCCCTCCTCCATCGGAGCTTTTGGGCTCACCACTCCGATGGATAACACCCCACAGGACACGCTGATGCGCCCCTCCACCATCTATGGAATTTCCAAAGTGGCAGCCGAACTTTTGGGCGATTACTATTTTGTGAAATACGGCGTGGATTGTCGCGGTTTGCGCTATCCCGGCATCATTTCCAACGTTACTTTGCCCGGTGGCGGAACCACGGATTACGCCGTTGAAATCTATTATGAAGCCATCAAAAATAAGAAATACACCTGCAACCTCGGCGCCGGAACCTTTTTGGACATGATGTATATGCCGGACGCGCTGAGAGCCTTGGTGGAAGTGATGGAAGCCGACCCCGCCAAGCTGGTTCACCGCAATTGCTTCAACGTTTCCGCCATGAGCTTCGACCCCGAAATGATATCCGCGGAGATTAAAAAACACATCCCGGATTTTGTGATGGATTACAAGGTTGACCCCGTTAAACAGGCGATCGCGAACAGTTGGCCGAATTGTATGGACCACAGCGCAGCCCAGCAGGAATGGGGCTGGAAACCCGAATATAACCTCGCCGCGATGACCGCGGACATGTTGAAAATCCTTTCCGCCAGGCTTGCGTAGGCGGATGCTGAAAATTGGTATCGCCGGCATGGGCCGCCTGGGGCGATTTCATGCCGGCAAGCTCCAAAACAACCCCCAGAGCCGCTTGGAAGGCTGTTTCGACATCCTGCCCCAGCGCAACACCGAAGCGGCGCGAGAACATCATATCCGGGCGTTTAACAGCTTCGACGAGATGCTGGAAAACGTGGACGCCGTGGACATTGCCGCCACCACCAGCGCGCATTATGAACTTGCCAAAAAAGCGCTGTTGGCTGGCAAGCCCATCTTTGTGGAAAAGCCGCTCTGCGCCGAGCTTTGGCAGGCTCAGGAGCTGGTGGAACTTGCCGAAGAACGCGGGCTGAAAATCCAAGTGGGACACATCGAGCGCTTCAACCCCATCATCCAAAAAGCGCTGGAATTCATCCAGGCGCCGCTGTTCATCGAATCCAGCCGCGTTTCGTCTTTCCAACCGCGTGGAACCGATGTTTCCGTTGTTTTGGACCTCATGATTCACGATATCGACCTCATCCTGGGTTTCACGCAAAGTCCCGTCAGCGCCGTCCACGCCAGCGGAGCCGGGATTTTGAGTCCCAGCCTGGATATCGCCAACGCCAGAATTGAATTCGCCAGCGGAGCCGTGGCAAACGTCACCTCCTCCCGCGTGGCTTTGAAACAGGAGCGCCAGATTCGCTTCTTTCAGCGCGACGCCTATTTTTCCCTGGACCTGATTGCCAAAACCGGCGTCCTGGTCAGGAAAAACGAAGCCTTCGCCGACCTTTTCCAGATGAACGAAGGAAAAATACCGACAGAAGCCGAGGCAAAACAGTTTTTCGACATCCAAAAGCTTGACGCCAGCGGTGATGACGACGCCCTGCAAACCGAACTGGACCTTTGGGTGGAATCGATTTTGCAAGACAAAGACCCCGTGGTGGATGGAAGGGCAGGTTTGCGCGCGCTTGAGACCGCCATCCTGATTTCCAACGCCATCAAAAAACAACCACAATTCGAGGACAAACCGTGAAAAACATTTTGATAACAAATATTGCCGCCCACGAAGGCGAAGAAATAACCCTGCGCGGCTGGGTGCGTCACATCCGCCACAGCGGGAAGCTGCTTTTCATCAATCTGCGAGATGGCACGGGTGAAATTCAGTGTGTGGCTTTCGCGCCGGATTTGGGCGAGGAAGCCTTTGAAACCGCGAAAAGACTGGGGTTGGAATCCTCGGTCATCATCACTGGGACGCCGAAACCTCATCAAAAAAAGGCGGGAGAGTTCGAGCTTTCCGTGAAATCCATCACGCCCATCCAAATCACCCAGGATTATCCCATCGGCAAAAAAGAACATGGCCCGGATTTTCTGCTTTCAAACCGCCATCTCTGGATTCGCTCCTCAAAACAATGGGCCATCCTGCGCATTCGCCACACCGTCTATTACGCCATTTGCGACTATTTGAACGAAAACCACTTCGTCCGTTTCGACAGCCCCATCCTCACTCCCAACGCCTGTGAAGGCACCACAACGCTGTTTGATGTGGACTATTTTGACGAAGGAAAGGCATATCTCTCGCAATCCGGCCAGCTCTATC carries:
- a CDS encoding Gfo/Idh/MocA family oxidoreductase, whose product is MLKIGIAGMGRLGRFHAGKLQNNPQSRLEGCFDILPQRNTEAAREHHIRAFNSFDEMLENVDAVDIAATTSAHYELAKKALLAGKPIFVEKPLCAELWQAQELVELAEERGLKIQVGHIERFNPIIQKALEFIQAPLFIESSRVSSFQPRGTDVSVVLDLMIHDIDLILGFTQSPVSAVHASGAGILSPSLDIANARIEFASGAVANVTSSRVALKQERQIRFFQRDAYFSLDLIAKTGVLVRKNEAFADLFQMNEGKIPTEAEAKQFFDIQKLDASGDDDALQTELDLWVESILQDKDPVVDGRAGLRALETAILISNAIKKQPQFEDKP
- a CDS encoding NAD-dependent epimerase/dehydratase family protein, translated to MKNILVLGAAGQIGSELVPYLRNIYGAQNVVATYRSTPLIPEIMEGGPCENMDAMDAEKMFSVVKKYSIDTIVNLVAVLSAVGEAKPTLAWKINMESMFNALEVARETGAAVFLPSSIGAFGLTTPMDNTPQDTLMRPSTIYGISKVAAELLGDYYFVKYGVDCRGLRYPGIISNVTLPGGGTTDYAVEIYYEAIKNKKYTCNLGAGTFLDMMYMPDALRALVEVMEADPAKLVHRNCFNVSAMSFDPEMISAEIKKHIPDFVMDYKVDPVKQAIANSWPNCMDHSAAQQEWGWKPEYNLAAMTADMLKILSARLA